In Euphorbia lathyris chromosome 9, ddEupLath1.1, whole genome shotgun sequence, the following are encoded in one genomic region:
- the LOC136207137 gene encoding mitochondrial inner membrane protein OXA1-like isoform X4 — translation MAYIRSLSTRANLLTRRCHPSFGYVLHREDDTKHDSIPKRPSSHQGTSNFFTNSSLLGRRCIDFSSLSPTIGIGASFSRQMSTTIGEGTDKIELIADVLSDTTVQAAVASQGPALNEVAIAAADSFFPAAVLQHFIDAVHSFTGLNWWASIALTTILVRVAVLPLVVNKNQQKVASQLEIVDPLLLAEILQKMQDGRLAVYDADKQTPMHMKVNCRYSEFLSTEMKGLCIKWSVFICFFLAISNMAEKVPSFKTGGAYWFLDLSTPDTLYIFPVLTALTFWIDGKEYQSEKGQEGISAAMKIMDWGFAALTVLFTMGFPKNRSQMGNRVSASAGNRYD, via the exons ATGGCTTACATCCGCAGTCTCTCCACCAGGGCAAACCTTCTTACACGACGGTGCCACCCATCATTTGGTTACGTTCTTCATCGTGAAGATGATACCAAACATGATTCCATCCCCAAACGACCATCTTCGCACCAGGGGACTAGCAATTTCTTTACTAATTCATCCTTACTTGGTAGGAGATGCATTGATTTCTCCTCTCTTTCACCAACAATCGGAATCGGGGCTTCCTTTTCTCGGCAGATGTCAACCACTATCGGTGAAGGGACGGACAAAATTGAGTTGATCGCTGATGTTCTTTCTGATACCACTGTACAAGCTGCTGTTGCCTCGCAGGGACCTGCTCTCAATGAAGTTGCTATTGCAGCTGCTGATTCTTTTTTCCCTGCTGCTGTACTTCAACATTTTATCGATGCTGTCCATTCCTTTACCGGCCTTAACTG GTGGGCTTCCATAGCGTTAACAACTATACTCGTTAGAGTGGCAGTCCTCCCACTTGTGGTAAATAAAAATCAACAGAAAGTTGCTTCACAACTCGAG ATAGTTGATCCACTACTTTTGGCGGAGATACTACAAAAGATGCAAGATGGG CGCTTGGCTGTGTATGATGCCGATAAACAAACGCCGATGCATATGAAAGT gaatTGCAGATATTCGGAATTTTTATCTACAGAAATGAAGGGGTTGTGTATTAAGTGGTCCGTCTTTATCTGTTTCTTCTTAGCG ATCTCAAACATGGCAGAAAAGGTGCCATCATTTAAAACTGGTGGAGCATATTGGTTTCTTGATTTGAGTACTCCTGATACTCTATACATCTTTCCGGTTTTAACAGCATTAACATTCTGGATAGATGGGAAGGAG TACCAAAGTGAAAAGGGTCAGGAAGGAATTAGCGCTGCCATGAAAATAATGGATTGGGGCTTTGCTGCTTTGACAGTTCTCTTCACCATGGGATTCCCTAAG AATAGGAGTCAGATGGGAAACCGGGTTTCAGCCAGTGCCGGTAACCGGTATGACtga
- the LOC136207137 gene encoding mitochondrial inner membrane protein OXA1-like isoform X3, translating into MAYIRSLSTRANLLTRRCHPSFGYVLHREDDTKHDSIPKRPSSHQGTSNFFTNSSLLGRRCIDFSSLSPTIGIGASFSRQMSTTIGEGTDKIELIADVLSDTTVQAAVASQGPALNEVAIAAADSFFPAAVLQHFIDAVHSFTGLNWWASIALTTILVRVAVLPLVVNKNQQKVASQLEIVDPLLLAEILQKMQDGRLAVYDADKQTPMHMKVNCRYSEFLSTEMKGLCIKWSVFICFFLAISNMAEKVPSFKTGGAYWFLDLSTPDTLYIFPVLTALTFWIDGKEYQSEKGQEGISAAMKIMDWGFAALTVLFTMGFPKRRMAPAAAANERRPAAARRLNGGSRQQLLSFLSCDWRR; encoded by the exons ATGGCTTACATCCGCAGTCTCTCCACCAGGGCAAACCTTCTTACACGACGGTGCCACCCATCATTTGGTTACGTTCTTCATCGTGAAGATGATACCAAACATGATTCCATCCCCAAACGACCATCTTCGCACCAGGGGACTAGCAATTTCTTTACTAATTCATCCTTACTTGGTAGGAGATGCATTGATTTCTCCTCTCTTTCACCAACAATCGGAATCGGGGCTTCCTTTTCTCGGCAGATGTCAACCACTATCGGTGAAGGGACGGACAAAATTGAGTTGATCGCTGATGTTCTTTCTGATACCACTGTACAAGCTGCTGTTGCCTCGCAGGGACCTGCTCTCAATGAAGTTGCTATTGCAGCTGCTGATTCTTTTTTCCCTGCTGCTGTACTTCAACATTTTATCGATGCTGTCCATTCCTTTACCGGCCTTAACTG GTGGGCTTCCATAGCGTTAACAACTATACTCGTTAGAGTGGCAGTCCTCCCACTTGTGGTAAATAAAAATCAACAGAAAGTTGCTTCACAACTCGAG ATAGTTGATCCACTACTTTTGGCGGAGATACTACAAAAGATGCAAGATGGG CGCTTGGCTGTGTATGATGCCGATAAACAAACGCCGATGCATATGAAAGT gaatTGCAGATATTCGGAATTTTTATCTACAGAAATGAAGGGGTTGTGTATTAAGTGGTCCGTCTTTATCTGTTTCTTCTTAGCG ATCTCAAACATGGCAGAAAAGGTGCCATCATTTAAAACTGGTGGAGCATATTGGTTTCTTGATTTGAGTACTCCTGATACTCTATACATCTTTCCGGTTTTAACAGCATTAACATTCTGGATAGATGGGAAGGAG TACCAAAGTGAAAAGGGTCAGGAAGGAATTAGCGCTGCCATGAAAATAATGGATTGGGGCTTTGCTGCTTTGACAGTTCTCTTCACCATGGGATTCCCTAAG AGACGAATGGCGCCGGCAGCAGCAGCAAATGAACGGCGGCCGGCAGCAGCAAGAAGGTTGAATGGCGGCAGCAGGCAGCAGCTCCTCTCCTTCCTTTCCTGCGATTGGCGACGTTGA
- the LOC136207137 gene encoding mitochondrial inner membrane protein OXA1-like isoform X1, whose protein sequence is MAYIRSLSTRANLLTRRCHPSFGYVLHREDDTKHDSIPKRPSSHQGTSNFFTNSSLLGRRCIDFSSLSPTIGIGASFSRQMSTTIGEGTDKIELIADVLSDTTVQAAVASQGPALNEVAIAAADSFFPAAVLQHFIDAVHSFTGLNWWASIALTTILVRVAVLPLVVNKNQQKVASQLEIVDPLLLAEILQKMQDGRLAVYDADKQTPMHMKVNCRYSEFLSTEMKGLCIKWSVFICFFLAISNMAEKVPSFKTGGAYWFLDLSTPDTLYIFPVLTALTFWIDGKEYQSEKGQEGISAAMKIMDWGFAALTVLFTMGFPKAIFCCLLTSNLFSRAYYRAIKVPWVYKFLGLSEMPVTPPASSSSQNSTASQNLTASPPVESTSVTYKRKKKKD, encoded by the exons ATGGCTTACATCCGCAGTCTCTCCACCAGGGCAAACCTTCTTACACGACGGTGCCACCCATCATTTGGTTACGTTCTTCATCGTGAAGATGATACCAAACATGATTCCATCCCCAAACGACCATCTTCGCACCAGGGGACTAGCAATTTCTTTACTAATTCATCCTTACTTGGTAGGAGATGCATTGATTTCTCCTCTCTTTCACCAACAATCGGAATCGGGGCTTCCTTTTCTCGGCAGATGTCAACCACTATCGGTGAAGGGACGGACAAAATTGAGTTGATCGCTGATGTTCTTTCTGATACCACTGTACAAGCTGCTGTTGCCTCGCAGGGACCTGCTCTCAATGAAGTTGCTATTGCAGCTGCTGATTCTTTTTTCCCTGCTGCTGTACTTCAACATTTTATCGATGCTGTCCATTCCTTTACCGGCCTTAACTG GTGGGCTTCCATAGCGTTAACAACTATACTCGTTAGAGTGGCAGTCCTCCCACTTGTGGTAAATAAAAATCAACAGAAAGTTGCTTCACAACTCGAG ATAGTTGATCCACTACTTTTGGCGGAGATACTACAAAAGATGCAAGATGGG CGCTTGGCTGTGTATGATGCCGATAAACAAACGCCGATGCATATGAAAGT gaatTGCAGATATTCGGAATTTTTATCTACAGAAATGAAGGGGTTGTGTATTAAGTGGTCCGTCTTTATCTGTTTCTTCTTAGCG ATCTCAAACATGGCAGAAAAGGTGCCATCATTTAAAACTGGTGGAGCATATTGGTTTCTTGATTTGAGTACTCCTGATACTCTATACATCTTTCCGGTTTTAACAGCATTAACATTCTGGATAGATGGGAAGGAG TACCAAAGTGAAAAGGGTCAGGAAGGAATTAGCGCTGCCATGAAAATAATGGATTGGGGCTTTGCTGCTTTGACAGTTCTCTTCACCATGGGATTCCCTAAG GCTATATTTTGTTGTTTGTTAACATCCAACTTATTCTCACGCGCCTACTACAGGG CAATTAAGGTTCCATGGGTGTATAAGTTCTTGGGCCTTTCTGAAATGCCTGTTACTCCTCCAGCCAGCAGTTCTTCACAAAATTCGACAGCGTCACAAAATTTGACAGCGTCACCACCTGTTGAATCAACATCTGTCACGTAtaagcggaagaagaagaaggactaA
- the LOC136207137 gene encoding mitochondrial inner membrane protein OXA1-like isoform X2, which produces MAYIRSLSTRANLLTRRCHPSFGYVLHREDDTKHDSIPKRPSSHQGTSNFFTNSSLLGRRCIDFSSLSPTIGIGASFSRQMSTTIGEGTDKIELIADVLSDTTVQAAVASQGPALNEVAIAAADSFFPAAVLQHFIDAVHSFTGLNWWASIALTTILVRVAVLPLVVNKNQQKVASQLEIVDPLLLAEILQKMQDGRLAVYDADKQTPMHMKVYSEFLSTEMKGLCIKWSVFICFFLAISNMAEKVPSFKTGGAYWFLDLSTPDTLYIFPVLTALTFWIDGKEYQSEKGQEGISAAMKIMDWGFAALTVLFTMGFPKAIFCCLLTSNLFSRAYYRAIKVPWVYKFLGLSEMPVTPPASSSSQNSTASQNLTASPPVESTSVTYKRKKKKD; this is translated from the exons ATGGCTTACATCCGCAGTCTCTCCACCAGGGCAAACCTTCTTACACGACGGTGCCACCCATCATTTGGTTACGTTCTTCATCGTGAAGATGATACCAAACATGATTCCATCCCCAAACGACCATCTTCGCACCAGGGGACTAGCAATTTCTTTACTAATTCATCCTTACTTGGTAGGAGATGCATTGATTTCTCCTCTCTTTCACCAACAATCGGAATCGGGGCTTCCTTTTCTCGGCAGATGTCAACCACTATCGGTGAAGGGACGGACAAAATTGAGTTGATCGCTGATGTTCTTTCTGATACCACTGTACAAGCTGCTGTTGCCTCGCAGGGACCTGCTCTCAATGAAGTTGCTATTGCAGCTGCTGATTCTTTTTTCCCTGCTGCTGTACTTCAACATTTTATCGATGCTGTCCATTCCTTTACCGGCCTTAACTG GTGGGCTTCCATAGCGTTAACAACTATACTCGTTAGAGTGGCAGTCCTCCCACTTGTGGTAAATAAAAATCAACAGAAAGTTGCTTCACAACTCGAG ATAGTTGATCCACTACTTTTGGCGGAGATACTACAAAAGATGCAAGATGGG CGCTTGGCTGTGTATGATGCCGATAAACAAACGCCGATGCATATGAAAGT ATATTCGGAATTTTTATCTACAGAAATGAAGGGGTTGTGTATTAAGTGGTCCGTCTTTATCTGTTTCTTCTTAGCG ATCTCAAACATGGCAGAAAAGGTGCCATCATTTAAAACTGGTGGAGCATATTGGTTTCTTGATTTGAGTACTCCTGATACTCTATACATCTTTCCGGTTTTAACAGCATTAACATTCTGGATAGATGGGAAGGAG TACCAAAGTGAAAAGGGTCAGGAAGGAATTAGCGCTGCCATGAAAATAATGGATTGGGGCTTTGCTGCTTTGACAGTTCTCTTCACCATGGGATTCCCTAAG GCTATATTTTGTTGTTTGTTAACATCCAACTTATTCTCACGCGCCTACTACAGGG CAATTAAGGTTCCATGGGTGTATAAGTTCTTGGGCCTTTCTGAAATGCCTGTTACTCCTCCAGCCAGCAGTTCTTCACAAAATTCGACAGCGTCACAAAATTTGACAGCGTCACCACCTGTTGAATCAACATCTGTCACGTAtaagcggaagaagaagaaggactaA